The Natronobacterium texcoconense genome includes the window GACTGGGGTCGCTTCGACCGTGTCTTCTCGCTCGAGTCGCTGCAAGAGGGGTTCGACGGCCGCGTAGATCTGCCGGTTGTAGATGACGTAGTAGGTCGAGATCGGCATCGTGATCAGCGCCATCAAGCTGAGGAAGCCGAGGATTCCTTCCTCGATGAATCCCTGGTCGACCGCGAGCGCCCCCAGTACGAGCGAGAACTCGCTGACCTGGAGCATCGAGATCGTTCCCAGGAAGGAGGTCTCGACATCGAACCGCTGGCTGTAGAACAGCGAGAAGACGATGAAGAAGTTGACGACGATCAACAGGACCGACGCGGCGATGGCTTCCTGCCAGTACTCGAGCAGCTGGTCGACCTCCATCTGGAGCGCGATCGAGGCGAAGAAGACGGCGATGAAGAAGTTCGTCGCCGGCCGCATGCGCTCTTTGAGCTCCGTGCTGTAGGGGAGTTGCGCGAGCGCGAGCCCCGCGAGGAAGGCACCGATCTCGATGGACAGCTCGAGCGTCTCGGCGGCGAAGATGAAGACGAACGCCCACGCGATGCCGACGGTAAAGAGCGTGCTCTTGTTGGCGGCGCTCGCTCGCAACAGCGCGGGCAGGAAGTACTTGCTGGCGAGGTAGGCGACGACGCCGATCGCGCCCATCAGGAGGAAGACGCGCCCGATGCTGAACGCGATCTCACCGACATCGTCGACGGTGCCGACCGCCAGGATCGCAAGCGCCATCACGAGATAGATGTCCTGGAAGATGAGGACGCCGACGTCGACCTTGCCGTACAGCGACTTCAGGTCGTCCTTGTCGCCGAGAACCTTGACGATGATCGGCGTCGCGCCGAACGTCGTCGCGAGCGCGATCATCAGCGACTGGAAGAGGGTGAAGCCGAGCAGGAGTGCGACCGCGGTCGACGCGATCGCCTGCAGGATCGCCTGGCCGACGGCGATCGCGCCGACCGGACGCGCTATCTCCCGAATGTCGTCGAACCGCATCTCGATTCCCAGCAGAAAGAGGAGGAAGCCGAGTCCGAGTTCCGAGACGATCTCGATCAACTGGTCTTCCGTGACGATCTCGAGGCCGATCGGCCCGACGACGACGCCGGTCAGGACGTACGCGACGATCGTCGGCTGTTTCGTCAGCCTGGCGACGTAGCTCAGAACCGTCGCGGCGACGATGAGCAACGCGAAGTCGGTCGCCAGCGCGATCCCGCCTAGTGACATCGTGGGAGTTCGAGAGCGTCGAAAACGGGTGCCAGTCGTCGACCATCTCCCGCACGTTCCATGAGCAAAACTGCACCGACGGCTAGCAAGAGTAGTGGCCGGCTACAGGCCAGTAATCCGTTCGTAGCTCCGATTTCGGCGGTCGAATCGCTCGCCTCGAGGACGCCCCGGGTCACTCCGCGAACCCCTCGATCAGGAACTCGGCCGACGAGAGGTTCGTCGCCAGCGCGGTGTCGTGGACGTCACAGATCCGAAGGAGTGCGGAGATATCGGGCTCGTGTGGCTGTGCTCGGAGCGGGTCCCGGAGGAAGACGATCCCGTCGAGATTGCCCGCAGCGACCTCTGCACCGATCATCATGTCCCCACCGAGCGGGCCCGATTCCTTCCGGTCGACGTCGAGGTCGGTCTCCTCGAGCAGCCGTTTCCCGGTCGTTCCGGTCGCGATCAGGTCGTAGTCTCGCAACTGGCTCTCGTGGGTCTGTGCGAACTCGACGAGTTCCGGTTTCTTCTCGTCGTGAGCGATGAGCGCGATCCGGGTCATACGGGACGGACGGTCGCCAGCCGAATAATCGTGGGACCGGGATGTGCCCGCTCCCGGAGTCGAACGTTTTTCGTCGCTCCCTGTCGCACCGACGAGCATGGCACGCCCCGAACTCGACGGCCACCACGTCGGCATCACCGTCAACGACCTCGAGACCGTCCTTCCGTTCTACCGCGACGTCCTCGGACTCGAGGTGATCGACCGGTTCGAGGTCGGCGGCGAGGCGTTCTCCGACGCGGTCGACGTCGAGGACGCGAGCGGACGCTTCGCGCATCTTTCGGCCGGCGATACCCGGATCGAACTCGTCGAGTACGAGCCCGAAGCGCGCGGTTCGCCGGCGGCAGGGCTCAACCAGCCCGGCGCGACCCACGTCGCCCTTGCGGTCGACGACCTCGAGTCGTTTTACGCCGAGTTGCCCGACGACGTCCGGACGATCAGCGAACCGCGGACGACCGAGAGTGGGACGACGATCTGCTTTCTCCGGGATCCCGAGGAGAACCTGGTCGAGTTGCTCGAGAGCTGATCTGTTCGGTTTCGAGACTCCCTCGAGTCGTTACTGACAGAGAGTAGCAGGCCAGATCGTAGTTTGCCTCGGTGCCATTCAGTAATGACAGGTGCCTAACAAAACCCAGAGTCCTACTCTAGCGAGCAACCAGGACGACCCCGATAACTGCGAATACTATTCCAGCAAATCTGGTTATCGTGATTTCGTCTCCAAGGATAGCGATACCGATGAGAGCCGCGACGACGAAGTACATCGCACTGAGAGTCGAGACGATGGTTGTTGACCCTCCGGAGAGGCCGATGTACATCGAAATCAGGCCGATTCCGGTGAACAATCCGGCCGTAGCAGCGAGTAGACCCCCTCTCGCAGTAATGGCAAGCGAGGCGTCTGAAACGAGGATGTATCCGAGTGCAAGGGGCGCCGCAACGAGATAGGAGATCGCGGCGGCCGTCCTCGGATCGATAGACTCCGACGCAGCGTTACCCAGGACGACCCAGATTCCCCAGGTGACCATTGTAATCGAGCCAAAGAACACAGCCGAATCTATCTCGGGAAACCCCATCAGTGTGTACTCCGACCGTGCGACCGAAAAGCGTCTCCCTTTCGTATTTGTAGGTCTTCAATTGCAGAGTTGAGCGCGCTGGTTCACAGTATCTGGGGCATAGCTCAACAAAACCGTCGACAATTGATCGATGGTTAGCCGCTCAGTTCCACATGTATTGATTAGCTGATTCAGAGGACCGGGCGCGAACTAATCTCTAAACCTCCACGACGATCTCAACATGTCCGTGGGCAGCCACACTGGGCCTGACGTGACACACTAATCCCTGTGTCTCGAGCGGAAAACTCCTGAAACAGTCGTACCGAGCGATCCGACTTTCTGCTCACGCGCCAACTAGGGATTCCACGTCCTCCCCAGCCGACTCGCTCGCTGGCTCACGGCCGCCGGCCGTTCGCCTCCCGCTCGCTCGCCCCTCGCGGGCCGTCGACCCGCGGTTCGTCGGCGACTCACCGCGGTTCAGCCGCGCCACCGCCCAGTATAGCAACCTTTTCGACCATCGCGGCGTCACTCGCTGTCATGAACTTCTTCGATCGACTGCACGACCGCATCCGGACGGTCGACAGCGTCGTCAGCGTCGGTCTCGACCCCGACCTCGACCGGATTCCCGACCACCTCGAAGAGTACGACCTACCCCGCTGGGCGTTCAACCGGCGGATCATCGACGCCACGCACGAACACGCCGCCGTCTACAAGCCGAACGCGGCCTTCTACGAGGATCCCGACGGCTGGCGCGCCCTCGAGGAGACCATCGCCTACGCACACGGAAAGGACGTCCCCGTCCTGCTGGACGCCAAACGAGCCGACATCGGCAACACGACCCGACAGTACGCCCAGATGCTCGAGAAAGTCGACGCGATCACGGTCAACCCCTACATGGGCCGGGACTCCCTCCAGCCGTTTCTGGCCGACGAGGAGTCGGGCGTGTTCGTCCTCTGTCGGACCTCGAACCCTGGCGGCGAGGACCTTCAGGACCTGGAACTCGAGACCGGTGAACCCGTCTACGAACGCGTCGCCGCACTCGCGGACCTGTGGAACGAGAACGACAACGTGGGGCTCGTGGTGGGGGCGACCAAGCCCGAGGAACTCGAGGAACTGCGCGAACAGGTACCCGACCTCCCGTTCCTCGTCCCTGGCGTCGGCGCACAGGGTGGCGACGCCGAGGCTGCAGTCGAGTACGGGCTGGCCGACGGCGTCGGACTGGTCAACTCCTCGCGTGGGATCATTTTTGCCGGTGAGGAGCACGGCGAAGAGTTTGCGACCGTGAGCGGACGAGCCGCAAAGCGCCTCAAAGAACGGCTCAACCAGTATCGGTAGCCGTTCGGACGGATTGGAACGTGGTTCTCGTCCTTTCTCCGCGGTATCCGACGGGAGAGCACTGCCGACTGGCCGGTGCCAGCAATCAGTTCACCAAAACCCCTAGTCGATAGTGACCGTCAGCCGGAAGACTTATTCCCATTACTTGAAATTTTCTGCATATCCAGACTCGAGAAGCCGAACCGATACGCCACAACACGCCTGCACGCCGGTACCCGTGTGGGCCGATATGGTGTCAACCGACCAATGAGAGCGAACGACGACCGATATACGATATATGACAATCGGCCCCGTATTCCGTAACCGGAACGTGTCCCTGGTAGCGATTGTAGCCCTCTCCGTTATCGTTTTGCTCGCGGCTGTTGCAGGTGGCGCGGCCGCGGACACCGATCCGTACGACGATGGGATAGCATATGATCTGCAGAACAACACCGCAGGAGCCGACGAACCGGCCTTCGAACCCGTCGGCAACTCCGACGAAGATACAAACGCTACCGACAGTGCCTCGATCGAATTCGTCGGCAACGTCTCCGCTGAAAGCGGTGGGACGATCGATATCGCAGTCTCGCTCGAGCACACAGACCGTGGTTACGTCCAGATGGTCGACACCGAGGCGACGCAGTTCCAGGCCGTTACGGGATTCGAGTCCGAAGACGGAACCGTCGACGAGGCCGTAATCCAGTTCAACACCTACGCGCCGAACGACGGCGACTCGTGGCGCGTCCACCCCGATTACGAGGGCGACATCGCGCTCACGGGGCCACAGTACGCGAGCGCTGCGGACCACGACGGCCCGCTCGAGGTCGGCTCGTACGGGATCGTCACTGGACTACAACTCGATGACTCGTACAGGAACCCCGTGATCGAGGCCGGATACGACACCGACACGACCTTTTTCGACGTAACTCAGCCGACGCCGGCGACGGGGATCAACGTCTCGACCGCACCGATCGGCGAGGATCTCGAGGAGTACGACGGATATCAGGACGCACCGATCACGAACCGCCCGGACGTCGCCGCCGGCGACGAACTCCTGGTTTCTGTCGACGGGTTCGACCGAGCCGGTTTCGTCCAGTCACTCGACGGTAAAGAGTCGATCGGCGACGAACTCGCCGACGAGAAAATCTCCCTCACGATCGTCGAACAGGCGAGCTGGTGGTACGTCGAACCCAAGGTCTGGTCGACGAACCCCGCCGATGCAGCCGAAGACGACGTCCACCACGTGGACGCCACCGCAGTCTACACGGAACCGAACCACTACGACGGCACCCTCGCACTTCGACTCGCGTACGACGACGCCGACGAACCGCTCGAAGCCGGCGGATACGACCTGCACTACGAAATCGGTGAAAACAGTTCGCTCGTCGACGAAACACACGACTTCGAAACCGAGTTCGAAATCGTCGAACCGACCCTCGAGTGGAACGACAGCGCCCAGGAGGTGCCGAACGCGGACAACACGACGGTAACCGGGACGACCACTCTCGCGCCCGGTAGCTCGATCACCACCGGCGCTCGTTCGGCCGGAACCTTCACCGACGCCAGGGACGCCGTCGTCGAACCCGACGGCACCTTCACTGCTTCCTACGACTTCAGCGAATACGAGGCCGGCCTCGAGTTCGTCCTCGAGGCGTACGCCACCGATCGAGACGCCTACGACTCTCCCGACGCACTCGAAGACGAGATTCGCACCGTTCTCGTCAGCGGCACCTATTCACCGGTAGAGCTCGAGACCGACGCGCCCAGCGAGGTCGAGCACGGGGACACCGCTTCGATCGACGTCACCGTCAGCAACGACGAGAATCGAACCACCGACGCCGACGTTACCGTCGTAATCGGCGGTGAAGACGTCGAGGAGACCACGATCTCGCTCGAGGGTGGCGAGCAGTGGGACGACAGCTTCGAGTTCGATACGACCGTCGAAGGCGACGTCAGATGGGCGGTCACTGCTGGTGATCTAACCGAAAGTGGGACCCTGACTGTCGTCGAGGAAGAGCAAGACGAGGAAGACGACATCGTCGCCGACGACGACAGTGTTCCTGGTGGCGAAGACGACGATATCGACGAGGAGGCGACGCCCGGATTCGGGGTCACTGCGGTCATCGTCGCTTTGCTTGTTGCTGGTATAGTGGCCCGTTTTCAGCGGAGCTGACTGCTCGACGCCTCACTTCTCGTACGGCACATCCTGATAGAAAAAGTTCGGCGTATCGACCCGGTTGTCGTACGTCTTGTGGAAGATGTGCGTCGACGCCGGCGACACCGGCGGGACGAGCCACGACCAGTCGCCGGTTACCTCCCGATCTGCCTCGTCCTCTCGCCGTTCGAAGGCTTCGAACTGTTCTGCGGC containing:
- the mgsA gene encoding methylglyoxal synthase; amino-acid sequence: MTRIALIAHDEKKPELVEFAQTHESQLRDYDLIATGTTGKRLLEETDLDVDRKESGPLGGDMMIGAEVAAGNLDGIVFLRDPLRAQPHEPDISALLRICDVHDTALATNLSSAEFLIEGFAE
- the pyrF gene encoding orotidine-5'-phosphate decarboxylase, with the protein product MNFFDRLHDRIRTVDSVVSVGLDPDLDRIPDHLEEYDLPRWAFNRRIIDATHEHAAVYKPNAAFYEDPDGWRALEETIAYAHGKDVPVLLDAKRADIGNTTRQYAQMLEKVDAITVNPYMGRDSLQPFLADEESGVFVLCRTSNPGGEDLQDLELETGEPVYERVAALADLWNENDNVGLVVGATKPEELEELREQVPDLPFLVPGVGAQGGDAEAAVEYGLADGVGLVNSSRGIIFAGEEHGEEFATVSGRAAKRLKERLNQYR
- a CDS encoding EamA family transporter — protein: MGFPEIDSAVFFGSITMVTWGIWVVLGNAASESIDPRTAAAISYLVAAPLALGYILVSDASLAITARGGLLAATAGLFTGIGLISMYIGLSGGSTTIVSTLSAMYFVVAALIGIAILGDEITITRFAGIVFAVIGVVLVAR
- a CDS encoding VOC family protein; amino-acid sequence: MARPELDGHHVGITVNDLETVLPFYRDVLGLEVIDRFEVGGEAFSDAVDVEDASGRFAHLSAGDTRIELVEYEPEARGSPAAGLNQPGATHVALAVDDLESFYAELPDDVRTISEPRTTESGTTICFLRDPEENLVELLES
- a CDS encoding BGTF surface domain-containing protein, which translates into the protein MSLVAIVALSVIVLLAAVAGGAAADTDPYDDGIAYDLQNNTAGADEPAFEPVGNSDEDTNATDSASIEFVGNVSAESGGTIDIAVSLEHTDRGYVQMVDTEATQFQAVTGFESEDGTVDEAVIQFNTYAPNDGDSWRVHPDYEGDIALTGPQYASAADHDGPLEVGSYGIVTGLQLDDSYRNPVIEAGYDTDTTFFDVTQPTPATGINVSTAPIGEDLEEYDGYQDAPITNRPDVAAGDELLVSVDGFDRAGFVQSLDGKESIGDELADEKISLTIVEQASWWYVEPKVWSTNPADAAEDDVHHVDATAVYTEPNHYDGTLALRLAYDDADEPLEAGGYDLHYEIGENSSLVDETHDFETEFEIVEPTLEWNDSAQEVPNADNTTVTGTTTLAPGSSITTGARSAGTFTDARDAVVEPDGTFTASYDFSEYEAGLEFVLEAYATDRDAYDSPDALEDEIRTVLVSGTYSPVELETDAPSEVEHGDTASIDVTVSNDENRTTDADVTVVIGGEDVEETTISLEGGEQWDDSFEFDTTVEGDVRWAVTAGDLTESGTLTVVEEEQDEEDDIVADDDSVPGGEDDDIDEEATPGFGVTAVIVALLVAGIVARFQRS
- a CDS encoding cation:proton antiporter, which produces MSLGGIALATDFALLIVAATVLSYVARLTKQPTIVAYVLTGVVVGPIGLEIVTEDQLIEIVSELGLGFLLFLLGIEMRFDDIREIARPVGAIAVGQAILQAIASTAVALLLGFTLFQSLMIALATTFGATPIIVKVLGDKDDLKSLYGKVDVGVLIFQDIYLVMALAILAVGTVDDVGEIAFSIGRVFLLMGAIGVVAYLASKYFLPALLRASAANKSTLFTVGIAWAFVFIFAAETLELSIEIGAFLAGLALAQLPYSTELKERMRPATNFFIAVFFASIALQMEVDQLLEYWQEAIAASVLLIVVNFFIVFSLFYSQRFDVETSFLGTISMLQVSEFSLVLGALAVDQGFIEEGILGFLSLMALITMPISTYYVIYNRQIYAAVEPLLQRLEREDTVEATPVEYEDHAVIVGYSRLTGELADVLESTVDEIVFVEHGAEYVEELQDAEHGFLFGNARHGDVRQEANVSGADVVVSAAERLDVNLRLVEDAPDALTVVVATTEDEATVLYESGADYVVVGRGLVGEELRELLERVDDREAFERRLAELNDRARDGSPREPDTAPGGESDV